In Hyperolius riggenbachi isolate aHypRig1 chromosome 10, aHypRig1.pri, whole genome shotgun sequence, a genomic segment contains:
- the LOC137534426 gene encoding histone H2A type 2-B, with translation MSGRGKQGGKARAKAKTRSSRAGLQFPVGRVHRLLRKGNYAERVGAGAPVYLAAVLEYLTAEILELAGNAARDNKKTRIIPRHLQLAVRNDEELNKLLGGVTIAQGGVLPNIQAVLLPKKTESHKAAKSK, from the coding sequence ATGTCTGGACGCGGCAAACAAGGCGGCAAGGCCCGTGCTAAGGCCAAGACTCGCTCCTCCCGGGCCGGCCTGCAGTTCCCAGTCGGCCGTGTTCACCGTCTGCTGAGGAAGGGCAACTATGCGGAGCGGGTGGGGGCCGGAGCTCCGGTCTATCTGGCCGCAGTGCTGGAGTACCTGACCGCTGAGATCCTGGAGCTGGCTGGCAACGCCGCCCGGGACAACAAGAAGACCCGCATCATCCCCCGCCACCTGCAGCTGGCTGTCCGCAACGACGAGGAGCTCAACAAGCTGCTGGGTGGGGTGACCATCGCCCAGGGGGGAGTCCTGCCCAACATCCAGGccgtgctgctgcccaagaagaCCGAGAGCCACAAGGCGGCCAAGAGCAAGTAA
- the LOC137534434 gene encoding histone H2B 1.1-like, translated as MPEPAKSAPAPKKGSKKAVSKSQKKDGKKRRKSRKESYAIYVYKVLKQVHPDTGISSKAMSIMNSFVNDIFERIAGEASRLAHYNKRHTITSREIQTAVRLLLPGELAKHAVSEGTKAVTKYTSAK; from the coding sequence ATGCCTGAGCCAGCCAAGTCCGCTCCTGCTCCCAAGAAGGGCTCCAAGAAAGCTGTGAGCAAGAGCCAGAAGAAGGACGGCAAGAAGCGTAGGAAGAGCAGGAAGGAGAGTTACGCCATCTACGTGtacaaggtgctgaagcaggtacATCCCGACACCGGTATCTCTTCCAAGGCCATGAGCATCATGAACTCCTTCGTCAATGACATCTTCGAGCGCATCGCCGGGGAAGCTTCCCGTCTGGCTCATTACAACAAGCGCCACACCATCACCTCCCGGGAGATCCAGACCGCCGTCCGCCTGCTGCTGCCGGGAGAGCTGGCCAAGCACGCCGTGTCCGAGGGCACCAAGGCCGTCACCAAATACACCAGCGCCAAGTAA
- the LOC137534436 gene encoding histone H4, giving the protein MSGRGKGGKGLGKGGAKRHRKVLRDNIQGITKPAIRRLARRGGVKRISGLIYEETRGVLKVFLENVIRDAVTYTEHAKRKTVTAMDVVYALKRQGRTLYGFGG; this is encoded by the coding sequence ATGTCTGGCAGAGGAAAGGGCGGTAAAGGTCTCGGGAAAGGAGGCGCCAAGCGGCACAGGAAGGTGCTCCGGGACAACATCCAGGGCATCACTAAGCCCGCCATCCGCCGCCTGGCCCGCAGAGGGGGTGTCAAGCGTATCTCCGGCCTCATCTATGAGGAGACCCGCGGAGTGCTGAAGGTTTTCCTGGAGAATGTCATCCGCGATGCCGTCACCTACACCGAGCACGCCAAGAGGAAGACCGTCACCGCCATGGATGTGGTGTACGCCCTGAAACGCCAGGGGCGCACCCTCTACGGCTTCGGCGGCTAA